In Leptodactylus fuscus isolate aLepFus1 chromosome 2, aLepFus1.hap2, whole genome shotgun sequence, one genomic interval encodes:
- the LOC142193790 gene encoding SH2 domain-containing protein 1B-like encodes MDLPCYHGSISIKTCEKLLLQKAKNGCYLLRNSESVPEALCLCILYGRLIYTYRIFQNVNGLYLIQSAKGVKEKTFTNLRDLISNYEKPNQGLVYHLMYPINKDLSEQMLLQMKGSPKCVILDDTYAEIDDREYVAVLPS; translated from the exons ATGGATCTGCCGTGCTACCATGGAAGTATAAGTATTAAAACCTGTGAAAAACTTCTTCTCcaaaaagccaagaatggatgttATTTGCTAAGGAATAGCGAATCTGTTCCTGAAGCCTTGTGTCTGTGTATCTT GTATGGAAGACTGATCTATACATACAGAATTTTTCAAAATGTTAATGGGCTTTACCTGATTCAG TCAGCAAAAGGAGTTAAAGAAAAAACATTTACAAATCTCAGGGATCTCATATCAAATTATGAAAAACCGAATCAAGGATTGGTGTATCATCTGATGTATCCTATTAATAAAGACTTAAGTGAACAGATGCTTCTCCAAATGAAAGGGTCCCCGAAATGTGTTATACTGGATGATACCTATGCAG AGATTGACGACAGAGAATATGTGGCTGTCCTACCTTCTTGA